In Streptomyces sp. RFCAC02, the following proteins share a genomic window:
- a CDS encoding aminoglycoside phosphotransferase family protein — protein sequence MISVPAALADSHARYNGDAGRRWVAELPALAERMLDHWGLRPAGPARHGAVALVLPAVTRDGTPAVLKLQPVDEESEGEPAALTAWGGDGAVRLLAHDPATGSMLLERLSHRSLDSVGDEREAVTLLTTLLARLTRADPPPGLRHLRDITHGMLDRLPGALRHADPAHHRLLEDCAAAVREVADEPGDRLLHWDLHYENVLAPLPGADREPWLAIDPKPLVGDPCFELLPALNNRFDPALVRPRFDLMTGILGADRDRARAWTLGRVLQNALWSVEGGEGGPSPVQVAIWEALR from the coding sequence GTCGCGGAGCTTCCCGCGCTCGCCGAGCGCATGCTCGACCACTGGGGGCTCCGCCCGGCAGGCCCCGCCCGGCACGGGGCCGTCGCCCTCGTCCTGCCGGCCGTCACCCGGGACGGCACACCCGCCGTCCTCAAGCTCCAGCCCGTGGACGAGGAGAGCGAGGGCGAACCGGCCGCCCTCACGGCCTGGGGCGGTGACGGTGCCGTCCGGCTCCTCGCCCACGATCCGGCGACCGGCTCGATGCTGCTGGAACGGCTCTCCCACCGCTCCCTCGACAGCGTCGGCGACGAGCGCGAGGCCGTCACGCTCCTCACCACGCTGCTGGCCCGCCTCACCCGCGCCGACCCGCCGCCCGGCCTGCGGCACCTGCGGGACATCACCCACGGCATGCTCGACCGCCTGCCCGGCGCGCTGCGCCACGCGGACCCCGCGCACCACCGGCTGCTGGAGGACTGCGCCGCCGCGGTGCGCGAGGTGGCGGACGAGCCGGGCGACCGGCTCCTGCACTGGGACCTGCACTACGAGAACGTCCTCGCCCCGCTGCCCGGCGCCGACCGCGAACCATGGCTCGCGATCGACCCGAAACCGCTGGTCGGCGACCCGTGCTTCGAACTGCTGCCCGCGCTGAACAACCGCTTCGACCCGGCCCTCGTCCGGCCCCGCTTCGACCTGATGACCGGGATCCTCGGCGCCGACCGGGACCGCGCCCGTGCGTGGACCCTCGGCCGCGTCCTGCAGAACGCCCTGTGGTCCGTCGAGGGCGGCGAGGGCGGCCCCTCCCCCGTCCAGGTGGCGATCTGGGAAGCGCTCCGCTGA